Genomic DNA from Perca flavescens isolate YP-PL-M2 chromosome 14, PFLA_1.0, whole genome shotgun sequence:
ttgcagttccactctggttccaCTATAGGGTGCTCACAggcgagtgcagaatgaatggtggtctatggagctatacctctcaaaatccactttgctcagatataatttttttgtctagtaatttgaatgttgcatttgaaAAGGGAGgttaagaaaatacacactgctgggtcttagatttttttaaagttgcttttttgttctaaaaagccttttaaaatgtcaatgacttTATACACATTGTACGCCCAAATATACTGCTTTAtggcaagctctgagtcacttccttttttctctcgaggcatcgacgacacagctgacaggttaggctctccctgtcaatacagatACTAGAAAGaagtttgctaatgttttaaagaccacgcccaaatattcactctgacattctggttctgcATCGGATGCCGTCAAGGGGGACCTCtggtcgtaatcagtccttcactgaccaatcagcattcattagcagaatgctagcgtgttgtgggcaacaacgactcaacctgtaaggaaccgaaaggacataagtactcgttcattcaacttttgacctataatgcatgttgaacttgcaaaaacttaAGTTAAATCTGAGATTTcgcccccagtggaactctggtggaactgcaaccaaattcggtacaatggggctaaatAGGGAATGAAAAGGCTTTCCGTAGACGGGCTTTGGTAATAACTACATAGTTACACATGCCATGCAGGCAATCGtgcaaaaaggcagaaaagtaATCATAATTGTTTGTCCATGTAAAGTATTCATATGAATGAAATAAGTAGGTCTAATTCAAATAATAAAGAtatttaaatatgaatgtgcACTATGCTTGTAAATGCTTTTCATAAGACTAAAAATGAATGGTAGACAACAGATATTGTGACATGATCTAGTGGCTcctaaaataaagtaaaagggAGAAAGTGAAATCCAAATTGTCATGCTGTACACTTTCTACCTGGTCTGTGGAAATACTCGCACCTGCTGTGCCCAGGTGGTACACTTACCATGACGCAGTCAGTAGATAACAAACAGTCTGAAGAATAGCCACGATATCGGGTTCTGTGTATCATTTTCACCCTCACAATGTACGTGATATGAGGTTGAATTGTTCCATGTATCGGGTGTCAGTGCGTTCTGCTCTTCCCCTCTTTAGGTCCACAGTCTATACAGGCAGACGGATGCCAGCTTTCAGAAGGCCCAGGCCGAGTTCGCCACCGGAGTCATGTCCAATCAGGTCGTACGCCAAGCTGCCACCAATGCTGCCACCAGCGCTGCCCAGGGGGCCTTCACCGCACCTCGATAGAGAGGGACAAGAGGGGTAGGGAGGGTCAGAAATGGAGGAGGAGGGCCCTTTCAGCTTAATGAAGGatctgttttgtatttatttcccCACAGTGATTAAAATTTGTTTTAGGGGGTAACTGAGTCTGTATATTTACCTAAGCAACTGAACTACAGGGCACGTGCATGAGGCAGAGGTGGGGTTGTCTTATTTCTAAAGGTGTACAGGACAAGTTAGCTACTTTGGAgtctacaaataaaaaaaaaaaaaaaaaaaaagatagtttgaaatgtgaaaagaataAGATGCCTAAGCTGTATGAAATGTAGCGCATTCTGACCAAGTGTCAGTGAATGCAGGGAAAACACTTTTGTTGTATGAAAAGACAAGCTGTGTGCCACGTCGGACAGTTCTAGCCTGGATAGTTCCCATTTTTTAATGACTTAGTCTAGACTGACATTGTGTTTATGCAGGGTTATGTTTGAGTTGGAGCTGAACACTGAAATGTTGCCATTCTAACATTTGATCCATAACTGAGTGGCTCAACTTTGGCCAACACAAAATTTTTTGTGGCTTAAATGTAAACTAACAAAGCTTTGTTATTATTCCAAATGAGAATGCTTCACTTATTTGCCAAAACCTCTTTTACTGTAAAGATTATAAAAGTGTTGTTTCAGTTACAATATATACCTGTCACTGTTTGTTGGTGCTGCTTttggttattgttattattacaagTCACTGtcttgtttttaataaatgtaatgtcatgCTTACACAGTCTACTACAGTTATTAATGCATTATCTCATTGACAAGATAATTATCAAGATACTGTATTTTGATattgttttaacccttgtgttgtcttcaggtcaaatttgacctgtatctaaatgtctatatcagaaatattggtttctttttaactacctaattttgattacccaaaaataacatggatgtttCCATATAATGCTCTTtgcaaatacaacaaaaatctatactttcattgaattttgtgtgttttgttacatttttgtagtatttaaatttctttttaattttttgaaacTGTATCTCGACTGAATGTAGTGATTCCTGTTTTGGATCAAATTTCCATGTCCCAATGATTTCCTTACTCTTATTTTTGTCTAAAAGTTAGACAAATATTTATaacaaattaattttattatatGTTAAGGTGTTTTCTATTGCTTTAACACagataaattactttttttttttttttttttttttttctttttaaagcacCTTTTTCAGTGGTATACAGTATGCATTCAAGTCAGCATGTCCCCAATGCAATGTAATCAACTTCCTCAATAAATataatccataaaataatttaaaatattttttaatttcaatttaTTCTTTATTACTTTGATAGACTAGGGCACACTTCCTTTAGTCAAGGAAGTAAATCTGGTAAAACTACATTTGTTTTCTGTAGTTATATAATATATGTCCCCACATTCCATATATAAACGTATTTTCTTGCCTCCCaaaaaaagactacaaatccatACAGCCATTTGCAGGAAGTGACAACATTTGTTTTTGGAGGGAATTCAACTGGGAAACTGAGGTAAACTGTCACGctctcttttatttttctaaattgcATGTGACACACCTGCTTGAAGCACCCTTAAAGTTTCACCCTGTTCCACAATGTTTATtggataaaacatttttaaaaacatgttagaAATAGTTATTTAAGTCCTGTTCATCTGTAGAGTGTGTGCTAGCTAAATGTTGCTAACTCAAAGAGCTACAGCTAACTTAgctaaaaaattataattattataaaaataataataaaaaccctGTCGGGTTCCACCCTTTTATGTTATGTATGCTTAACAGGGTGGAACCCCACagggtttttattattattttgatgttATTCCAGACAATACAGGTTAACCATGCAGGAGAAATCATTGGATATGGTGAATCTGAATCTGACTTGTTAGAGGCCTACTTGGTTCCACCCATAGGTTACACCCTGTTACGCtaggatttaaaaagaaaatattttaaccACAACATTAAGTGTTTGGTATATTTGTTTCGTTAAGTGAGGTACTagtatacatatacatttatttcTAATTGATTAAATTCCCCATACTAGACAAAATGGGGACCAAAAAGGTACAGATTCTTAATATTCAAGATATATACTCTTCATAAAAATTAAAACTGTTAATGCAACAAGAATTACACTTTTATCATAGCACAAAGGACACATTCTATCCAAGAAAAGTTCAGTATTGTTTcacttacatttttaaaactttgtgattatatgtattctgaatttttatctgaattctcagagtttttatcatgtgtagtccttaaatcagacaaagtacttattgtaggtgattttaatatccatgtggacattgacagcaatagccttactactgctttcaactcattactggattctattggcttcagtcagagtgtgcatgaggccacacactgttttaaccacaccctcgacctcgtgctggcatatggtatcaaaattgaagatgtattagtattcccgcaaaatcctttattatcagaccacttcttaattactttcgaattcttaatacccgattatacgaaattagataaaagctactatactagatgcctatctgacagtgctatagctaaatttaaggaagacattccaacagcactaaactcattaccttgttttaatacaacagaggacctttatgtaaactttagtccctctcaaatcaacaattgtgtagatggtgttacggcctgcctacggactactttagactctgttgctccactcaaaaagaagaagatgaagcaaaggaaactagcaccttggtataactcccaaactcgtaaattaaagcaaaactcgcaAAAACTGGAAAGTAAATCgcgctccaccaaaatggaagagtctcgtttggactggcaagacagtctgaaacaTAGGACcgccctcagacatgccagatcagactattactcagcattaatagaagaaaacaagaacaacccaaggtttcttttcagcactgtagccaggctgacagatagtcacagctctactgagccatctattcctctagctctgagtagtgatgacttcatgagcttctttaatgataaaattataacaattagagataaaattcatcaccttttgccctcaaatggttcacctttcaacacaggactgctagaaagaacgaatagacctgacatatactttgactgtttttttcctatagaccttcaacaactaatggtaaaggtatcttcagcaaagccatctacctgtctcttagaccccatcccaacgaggctactcaaagaagcattacccgtggttaacacctctctactagatatgatcaatatgtctctattaacaggtcatgtaccgcagtcatttaaagtagctgtgataaaacctcttctgaaaaaaccaaccctcgatcctgaggtattagcaaactatagacctatatctaaccttccctttctctccaagatccttgagaaagtagttgctaatcagttatgtgattttctccatagcaatagcttatttgaagactttcaatcaggaaattactaacgacgttctaactgctgcagacaaaggacttgtctccatacttgttttattagatcttagtgctgcttttgacactattgaccatacaatcctgttatagagattagaacacttagtcggaattaaaggaattgcactaagctggtttaagtcttatttctctgatcgatctcaatttgttaatgttaatgataaatcctctaaatatgcgaaagttaaacatggcgttccacaaggctcagtgcttggaccaattttattctccttatatatgcttcctcttggtaatatcattaggaaacactcaattaattatcactgctatgcggacaacacccaattatacttatcaatcaaaccagacgaaacaaatcagctaaacttcaagcatgtattaaagatataaaatcctggatgacctataattttctgatgttaaactgtaacaaaactgaagttattgtgctgggccctaaacacctccgaacttcattatctaaagatgtagctactctggatggtgttgtcctggcctccagcactactgtcagaaatctaggagttatttttgatcaggatatatcctttaacgcccatctaaaacaaacaagtttttccttgccactgtctcAATAGACAcagctaatgcttgctcttgagggaattattgtaattgttggagctttgtaaattatagagtgtggtctagacctactctatctgtaaagtgtctcaagataactctgttatgatttgatactataaataaaattgaattgaattgaattgaatatgtcGCTAACAGGGTGGAAAACGTCTGGaggaaaatgtacaaaaaaacaatattatcaaatattataatattttcaCCACCCTGAGCTTGGCCAACATGCATTCCTCATAGCTAAGTAGGCCTATGGCACTGTTCTGACAAGATGTTCAAATACAATCATTTGAATTTTCAGAAAATAGGAAGCCAAAAATTTGATCCAAAACAGGAATCACATcctgtgattatccttccttttAATATTAGCCTAAAAAATTCACAATTTCTGCTTTTCAACTCAAGAGGTATAGCctaatttcctataaatgaggtttattggcTATGAATTCCAAAAACAAGTGTAAATCTAGTAATTAGTTGGTGTTAGTGggtgtttatacatggtagtgaaaagaagcgttAAACTTTAAAGtgccaaaacattgaaaaaagcgccaaaagagacaaaaacgttATAAAAAGTGATTTTCAGTTCTGACCAtatactgttaatattaatataggTACAGTATATGGTTTTGACCCAGGAGGACGACTCATGgtcgaatggaagacaacacaagggttaatgtgTTAATTGACTCAAACCTCCCACTTTAAGCAAGTTCAGTATCATAACATATTTACACAGATTATTTGTCATAAACTGACATTTTATAGCTGGAATTGCGTTGCTAGGAAACCGCTTGGATCGAGTTCTGCGCCGAAACTAGTTGGTTACAATCATAGATATCTATGGTTAGGCTACAATCTAGGCAGAGGATTCAATACATCAGAACCaaatttgtgtttaaaaaaagagaggatCCCACTTAAACATTTTCTATTCTCTAGCGACACCCAACACACTTGAAGGAAACTACATCCGTGATCCAACTTGTTGCTTTTGGAGCTCTTGGCTTCTTTTAGCAACTTGATCTTTGCAGCAGTGACCGAAGCAAGTCTTGGATCTTGACGCCGAaggttatttatatatttacttaTCTCTCCTTAACAAACTTTATTATAAAGATGAAACTGAGGAGGGTGTTGCCGTTGCTCGTTAACGATATGATTGTGCTTTCTGTCTACAGCCGTTTTTCTGACATATCTCACGGGCACCAAACTCTCCGGGACTGCTCGGACCCGTTGGACAACCGAGTGAGACTTTTATGGGCTGCTACACGGACGTCAGGTCAGGCACTGTGCGTCACCGTGAAGATGGCGGAGGCTGCGGACACACCACAACACAGGTTTTTCTGTCACTGCTGTAAATGTGAAACAAACCCCAAAATCCCGGTGAGTCACTTTGGAGAGTGTTTTTATTCCACACGTGCTGGCCTGAGAATAACCCACGCGAATGGACGGAGTGGTTGCGATTGTTAGagatctttatttatttttgaaagtatTTAACTgcatgattgattttttagaaGTAATTCGTGGTATCACCAAAGCACACATATTGCAGCCTGTTGGTGGCTGTTTATGTGGGTAGGCTACAGCATGCGCCAATATCTTACATTATAGAGACAGAGGGAGTAGGCTAAAAGCTGGTGATTCACGTTGCCATATTTAGAAGCACCCCTGTTCGCGACTGTTGTCTTCTGTCAACTGCGTGTGAGAAACGTAGGAGGGGCTGGCTGGGTGTCGCCACATGCACCAGAAGCGCTTCTCAAACTGTTACATGCCACAGAGCCGCAAATAGGTGCCTTTAACCCCTGGCGCGCGATTAGTTTTGTACCCTCCCGTCTAAGCCCAACTGAAAGACAAAACTGATTAACTTTTACTGATTTAGCTGGAGATTAAATTCTGCAGAGGAGCGCGTTGTGAAAGCCACTGTTGGAGCGCATTTGTTGCGCAGCTGGCACTTTTCATGGCACGATTACGCACAGATATAGTTACGATGGAGCAAATGCGCGTATGACTGTGCGAGTGAtaaatagaaagagagagagagagagagagagagagagagagagagagagagagagagagagtagatggAATTCATCTGCGCTATATTGACAACAATATGTGGAAACTCCTATgcagatataaaaaaagattatttctcGTTTCATTTTTTAAAGGTTGACCTaaagacagacaggaaacaggGGGAGAGGGATCCCCTGTCTCTCTATTTTTGTGTAAGGTAAATCATAATGCTGCAGCTAATATTTTAGACTATAGTGTGTTTCCTGCTTTGTGTCAACAAGTTTGGAAAAGGCCATTTTCTCTTTCAACGTGACAGTTGCTACGTCCTGGTGGCCTTGTGGTAAAGAAGCATACCATATAACTGCAATGTATGTGGTTTGATTCTTGCCAGAAACTGTTGTTGCATGCCATACCCATCTCTAACTTCACCCCTTTCCTGTCTGTCCTGTCACCATAAAGCCATATCTATAAAGACACGGCTGAGCCCCATCCAACAACCGATGGGATGAACTGGAGCCCGACTGTGGGCCAGACCTTATCACCCGACATCACTCTGCAGCCAGTTCCCAAGCTCTTGTCAAAATCCTTCCTAGAATAATGGAGGCTGTTGTAGCAGCAGCTTAATTCCCATCATTTTGGCATTAGACAAGAAATGTGAGTGTACATATTCTTTTGGCCATGtagtgtatttttttattttctcttcaaGGATTTTGTATGCCCGAGATGTGACTCTGACTTCATTGAAGAGGTGACAGAAGACTCCAGGTACAGCTCAGTTttggtgtttaaatgtgctgttCTCTATATACTCTTGTTTATAAAAAACGTCTTAAAGCATGGCAGTATTAGAATGCATGATGGTCACTGCAGTAACAGTTTGAGGCTCTTAAGAGTTGTGTGTTTCATTTTAAACCACTGATATCAAAAACAATTTGTATTTTCCTGTTTAGTCTCCTGCAGAATAGCAGATCAGCAGCCAGTGAAGATTCAAACTTGCTTTTCTCAGAGGTATGTCCTTATGACATTTTAATAAGTACACTCCTCTTTTTCTGAGGCTTTGTTTGACACATTGGTTCTCTGGTCTCTCTCCAAGTTATGGCAACTGCTGTTTATGGAGCGCTCTGCTCTGCTGTCACATCCGCCCTCATCAGAGTGCGACCCAGATGACAGCGAGCAGGTATCTGCAGGTCAGAGCCGTCTTTCTCTAGTGTCGCCAGGCTCTACTGAGGCCGGAGAACCAGAGTCACCTTCCCAGCCTGAACAAGAGAGGTCATCCAGGCCTGAACAAAGGCCTGCAGTGGAAGGGTGTGTGTGGACATAGTACACAAAACATAACCAGTGTGTGCTGAACTCTGACGGTGTAAACATCCTTTAGTATGCCATTAGTGTGCTACTGAATTATTGATTTCTTTCTATTTATGTTTTGTGATTTACATTACAAGGAACTAAAATGTAGACATGTAGCCTATAACCAATAACCACCAACATACAGTTTAAACACATAAACAGCTGTTTCTTGTTCTTAtttctacttttgttataaACAGAAACAACATTCATAGTACCCTCAGGTTTATAAGTTTCTACAAGTTTGAAACTCTTTTTAATAatgtatacatactgtacacttcATTACATGGGATTGGTTTGCTTTAAAAGGTGATTAAAGTTGGTAACACTTATGTAATCTTCCATACTTAAGGATCCCTATGTAAAATTATTATTCTACATCAATCATGCAGTATGAGCATCAgacttactgtatatataatatgctGTATAACACTAATCTGTTGTGTGCGTTTTGACTGAGAGAGTACAGCTGCATGCATTCATTGATTTACTCCAATACAATCATAAAGGCATAACATGAATTTATACTGCTGAATATAAAGTaaaggtacagtatgtgttttgaAAGCACACTAAAGCAGACATATTTGCTGTCTGTTTTTGCCCTTTCAAGGATCGTGCAGCAGTTCTTGGCTGGCCTGTTTTCCAACAGCAGAAACTCCGGTGCTGCACCAGCTGCACTGTAAACGCTTTTTAATTTTCGATTCACATCATTTACTTTTGATTTCATCTAACATTGTGTGGtaacctctctttctctctctctctctcgctcagaTCCAGCATGCTACAGTTGCACTCAAACCCTGGAGATTATGCGTGGGGTCAGGGAGGTCTGGATGCTGTCATCACAGAGGTCAGtgatatctatatctatatttcTAAGCTTTGTGTTTAGCATggtttccttcttcttcttccctcatTTTATAATGAAACAAACCCTCAAAATTCTGGTACATTCAAGTTACAAACTGTTCATTTCTTGTTTTTCCTCTGTTTCCCCTCTCTGCCCCTCATGTCTCCTCCTATATATCCATACTCTTTGTTTCTTCGCACTTACCTAGTTGTTAGGACAGCTGGAGGGCACAGGTCCACCCCCTGCAGAAAAGGAGATGATCTCATCCCTGCCAACAGTTTGCATCTCTCAAGAACAGACAGGTAGCAATCCCAGCATGGCACACTGCACACATCCCTTTCCCTCCTCTTAGTTTTCCTTCCCATCTCCTATCatccttctcttcttcctcccattttttctttcctcctcttATCTCGtttcctcctcctttcctttctGTCTTGCTTTCCCTCCTATGATCTTTCCTGTCCTCCTATCATTCCTGATATATTTCCTTCACtcttttctccttcttatctGTCCTTTCCTCGTCTTATCTCCCCTTCCCCTCTTTTATCCCTGTTTTCCTCCTTCTGTTTCTCCTTCCCTCATCCCGTCTTCCCATTCCTCCTATTTTTCCTGCCCTCCTTTCTTCCCTATCTTAAATAATCTTTTAAATCGTTCAGTTTCCTTTCCTCTTTTTATCTCTgcttatgtttttattattactttcttttcttcctctcaaGCTTCCTTTCCGCCCCCCTACTCTCTCTTTTCTAACTATGAGTAGCATATTAGTAAATAATTCATAGTTTTTTGCTAGGATGCGCTACTTCAAAGGTAGTGAAAGGTATTACTACAGCCTGGAGACCCCAAAATAGTTCTATTTATGTATTACAATGACTCATTGGATTGACTGTTACTTATTGACCATTTATAAAAACAGGTAAAAGAAATGTGAATTGTTGTAAAGTGGTATGAATAAATCTTTATTCACACATCATTAAACTGGGTTCGCTAAATGAAACTTATAAAAGTATCGCGGTGTTACACTGTAACGGTCTATAGAACTGTCTTCCTCATTTGAGGTGTTcatcattaaaaaataattttatgactgggttttctgtctctctgtgtctattTCTCTTGCACCACTCATACTTTCTGTTTCAGTTTTTCTTGTTTGTCTTTCCCAGACTGCAGACTGGAGTGTCCAGTTTGTAGGGAGGAGTATTCATCAGGGGAGTCTGTCAGGAAACTACCCTGCCTCCATTACTTCCACAGTGAATGTATCGTTCCTTGGCTGGAGCTGGTAAGAACGAGGAGTGGATGTGATCAGTGGGCTGAGGGGTTTGAAGGTCTGTTAGATCTGTCAAGGTTTTAAGAGTGTCACACATCCTGAATTCAGGGCTGTGACGACAACACAGAAACATTTGTTGTTACTAATGTTGATCTCAGGTTGTACTTACTATTTACTGTAGATGCTGTTATATCACTGACTTTTTGCCTGCAGATTAATAcgtttttctctccctctcgcaGCATGATACCTGCCCAGTGTGCAGAAAAAGCCTTGACGGTGTCGACAACAGCCTCCTGTCCACATCAGAACCCCCAGAACCTCGCTCCATCAGGACAGAGCAACAGGAGAGGCAGGCAATCTGAGAAACTGGCCAAGCAAATCTACCTCCCTTTACTTTTTCAAGAGACACGCTTCTCACCTCAGACCTTTCCCTCTGCACTGTCTGcgtttaaataaaatgcattacatCCATCACAGTCATAACTTACAGCTTCAACTCTCACTACAGTACACTCATCTCTGCTAAGGACCTTTATGTCTTCTACTCCAACATCTTCACCATTATTAGGCTACACTACACAGAAAAGGACGTGCAGTTTGCTGACGAGATGTGGAGGTGATGTGTCCTTCTCGCTACACTGCCCTCTTAAGTGGTTTTCTGAACGACTGACTTTCACCACTTAGCTGCCAGTGGTTGTCAAAATGATGTGAATTCACAGAATTATGAAGTAACACTTTTGCATTAAGGCTCTTGGTAAGACGATTTCCTAAtgcagaatattttgtttttccacCCAATCTGATCCAGCTTTGATGTGCTCCAGATATTAAAGCTAACCCTGTGATCCCCACAATGCTTCTTCCATCTCCCTAATTATGAGAGATTCAGTGCcagatactgtacattcatACTGCAGACCATTTTATTGGTCTACCAACCAATCTCTTTAATAATCAGCACATTTAAGGCTTTTCCGTGTTCCTAACAGCTTAATAGATGACAGTAATTTTTTGTTGGATCTTGAATCttaatagaatagaatacaatAGAAAGGGTTACTTTCAATATGGCAGTATATGTAGAAGAATACATTAGAATATAGTCTTATCCAttgaaatagaataaaatagaacAGTGCAGTTTTATCATAGATTTGACAGAAATATAAAATCTCGCTTTCAATACAGTAGAATATGATTGTTGGCTATGGAGCCAAATACAGCAGTACAGAATATGCTGAAACAAGTCATGTAATTGAACATTTGTTGGTTACAGCTTCTCAATGGTTTCCTGCTTTTCTTAAATTTATATAATtctaaaattaatttttttgggaCAAAACAAGCTACTTGTGATGGGcactcttttttgtttttgctattttctgacattttataaacttaTCAATTACTCTGAACAAATCATGAACGGATTCATCAATAATGACAATAAGCAGTTTCAGCCCTAGTATAATATAGTAGGTGGCTTTATAACTTTATAGCACTGCAACTATTTCTTATTTTCATGATCGACTAGTTTAATTTTTGATTCAGCAATTAATAATGTAGTTTAAAAAttggcacaaaaaaaaggtgaaaaatgcccatcactAGGCCTATATCTAATCCCCAAATTGAAACCTTGAGATTATCATTTTGTGTGACCCACAGtccaaagataaaaaaaataataataaatagagAAAAGGAGCAGATCCTCCCGTTTAAAAAGCTGGAACCattctggcattttttttactgaataaattaccgattaatcgattattacaAATGGTTGCAGATTAATTTAACATCAAAAAACTGATCGATTAGTAGACTAATAATTCAGCTACAACAGAAAAGAAGAACTAACATCCTTATGGGTCAGAATGATTTATTTATAGGCAAAAGTGCTCCCGTTGCCTCCTCCCGTCTGTAGCCTACCGTTTACTGTAACGTTATGTTGACTCTCTGTACACCTGAAACCGCCAGTTGGACAGTTGACTGTTGCATACCAGCAAACACACCCTCAACCAGCCGAAAACACAGCAACCGAAAATAGTGTAATAATGaaacacatacatttttgtcaatGACCATGGACCGCATGAACCGCGTACGACCGACATttgctctcctctcctttcctcccctCTCCGCCCTCCCCggtcctccccctccctc
This window encodes:
- the rnf115b gene encoding E3 ubiquitin-protein ligase RNF115, with translation MAEAADTPQHRFFCHCCKCETNPKIPDFVCPRCDSDFIEEVTEDSSLLQNSRSAASEDSNLLFSELWQLLFMERSALLSHPPSSECDPDDSEQVSAGQSRLSLVSPGSTEAGEPESPSQPEQERSSRPEQRPAVEGIVQQFLAGLFSNSRNSGAAPAALSSMLQLHSNPGDYAWGQGGLDAVITELLGQLEGTGPPPAEKEMISSLPTVCISQEQTDCRLECPVCREEYSSGESVRKLPCLHYFHSECIVPWLELHDTCPVCRKSLDGVDNSLLSTSEPPEPRSIRTEQQERQAI